In Nitrosospira briensis C-128, a genomic segment contains:
- a CDS encoding D-amino acid aminotransferase, with translation MIYLNGDFMPIEEARVPVLDRGFIFGDGVYEVIPVYSRKAFRLAEHLLRLQHSLDGIRLQNPHSDSEWSSLLEQIIAGNEHDDQYLYLHVTRGVARRDHAFPKGVAPTVFIMSNPLLAPPAELLAAGVAAITANDNRWLRCDIKAISLLPNVLLRQMAVDAGAMETVLLREGFMTEGAASNIFVAKNGVLLAPPKNHLMLPGITYDVVLELVAAEKIPYEVRAISEYEVRTAQELLLTSSTKEIMPITRLDGKPVGEGKPGAMFALLYRLYQRYKHNVMRGNLPTSSPDVS, from the coding sequence ATGATTTATCTGAACGGTGATTTCATGCCTATCGAGGAAGCCCGTGTTCCTGTGCTGGACAGGGGCTTCATTTTTGGCGACGGTGTATATGAAGTAATTCCTGTCTATTCTCGCAAAGCTTTTCGCCTGGCCGAGCATCTGCTCCGCTTGCAGCACAGCCTTGATGGGATTCGGCTGCAAAACCCGCATTCGGACAGCGAATGGAGCAGCTTGCTGGAGCAAATCATCGCTGGCAATGAACATGACGATCAATATCTCTACTTGCATGTTACGCGCGGTGTCGCGAGGCGGGATCATGCTTTTCCAAAAGGGGTGGCGCCCACCGTGTTCATCATGAGTAATCCATTGCTGGCGCCACCGGCGGAATTGCTCGCTGCCGGCGTTGCCGCTATCACAGCCAATGACAACCGATGGTTACGTTGTGACATCAAGGCGATTTCACTGTTACCCAACGTGTTGCTGCGCCAAATGGCGGTGGATGCGGGTGCAATGGAAACAGTGCTGTTGCGGGAAGGCTTTATGACGGAGGGGGCGGCCAGCAACATCTTTGTGGCAAAAAATGGTGTTCTGCTGGCTCCGCCGAAAAATCATCTCATGCTGCCGGGCATTACTTATGACGTCGTACTTGAGCTGGTGGCGGCCGAAAAAATTCCGTATGAAGTGCGAGCAATTTCTGAATATGAAGTACGTACCGCCCAGGAACTTTTGCTTACCTCCTCGACTAAAGAAATCATGCCGATCACCCGCCTCGACGGTAAACCGGTGGGCGAGGGAAAACCGGGCGCGATGTTCGCATTACTGTACCGGCTCTACCAGCGCTATAAGCACAATGTGATGCGAGGCAATCTTCCAACATCTAGCCCGGATGTTTCATAA
- a CDS encoding YbeD family protein, whose translation MSASEQTTLIEYPCDFPIKIIGRVGSLPGSLSGAASLEHGRQEFTQAVLMIVKCHAPDYDEANLEVRISKKNTYLSLTCTIRAVSREQLDALYRELCDHPSVLMVL comes from the coding sequence ATGAGCGCGTCCGAGCAAACCACGCTAATCGAATACCCTTGTGATTTTCCCATTAAAATCATAGGGCGCGTCGGGTCTTTGCCGGGTTCCCTATCCGGCGCGGCATCGCTGGAACATGGCCGGCAGGAGTTTACTCAGGCAGTACTGATGATCGTAAAATGCCACGCGCCCGATTATGATGAGGCGAATCTGGAGGTCAGGATCAGCAAGAAAAATACCTATCTGAGCCTCACCTGCACGATACGTGCCGTTTCCCGCGAACAACTGGATGCGCTATATCGGGAACTGTGCGATCATCCGTCGGTATTAATGGTACTTTAA
- the lipB gene encoding lipoyl(octanoyl) transferase LipB, with product MLPPRLEPGSSNIKIRYAGLTDYLSTWQAMKDFTGSRTKNTPDEIWLLQHPPIYTQGVAGKPEHLLHNDGILVIRTDRGGQITYHGPGQIVAYLLLDMRRLKLGVRELVRKIESAVVDLLWDYRIDAVGCADAPGVYVDGAKIAALGLKIKNGCCYHGLSLNVDMDLVPFAAINPCGYSGLRVTQTRDLGVTDGLEILCGKLAEKLQARLAGMENSIFQAQANA from the coding sequence ATGCTTCCCCCACGGCTTGAACCGGGAAGCTCAAACATTAAAATCAGATATGCCGGCCTGACGGATTACCTTTCCACCTGGCAAGCGATGAAGGACTTTACCGGTTCTCGCACGAAAAATACGCCTGATGAAATCTGGTTGCTGCAACACCCGCCGATTTACACTCAGGGTGTGGCAGGTAAGCCGGAACACCTGCTGCATAACGACGGTATTCTCGTCATTCGGACAGATCGCGGCGGCCAGATCACCTACCATGGTCCTGGTCAAATTGTCGCCTACCTGCTGCTGGATATGCGTCGCCTCAAACTTGGCGTGCGCGAACTGGTCAGGAAAATCGAAAGTGCGGTGGTGGACTTGCTATGGGACTATCGCATAGACGCAGTAGGGTGCGCGGATGCGCCCGGCGTGTATGTGGATGGCGCAAAAATCGCAGCGTTGGGGCTGAAAATAAAAAATGGTTGTTGTTATCACGGACTATCTCTCAACGTCGACATGGACCTGGTTCCATTTGCGGCGATCAATCCGTGCGGTTATTCGGGATTACGGGTAACTCAAACCAGAGACCTTGGCGTAACCGATGGATTGGAAATCCTGTGCGGGAAGCTCGCCGAAAAATTACAGGCCAGACTCGCAGGGATGGAGAATTCGATATTTCAGGCACAAGCCAATGCGTGA
- the lipA gene encoding lipoyl synthase, translating to MTTETRQKGAAKTARNPVKILPQSADEVLRKPSWIRVRSSNSQEFYEVKRILREQKLHTVCEEASCPNIGECFGKGTATFMILGDLCTRRCPFCDVAHGKPLAPDAQEPLHLAQSIAAMKLKYVVITSVDRDDLRDGGAQHFVDCIREVRAHSPRTKIEILVPDFRGRLEVALEKLFACPPDVLNHNLETVPRLYRQCRPGADYAHSLKLLKDFKVNFPDIPTKSGLMLGLGETDDEILEVMRNLREHDVEMLTIGQYLQPSIGHLPVLRYVPPEGFKELERAALEMGFSNAACGPMVRSSYHADQQAHEAGIR from the coding sequence ATGACAACCGAAACTCGCCAGAAAGGTGCGGCCAAGACCGCGCGTAATCCCGTCAAAATTCTGCCGCAATCCGCCGACGAGGTGTTGCGTAAACCCTCATGGATACGGGTACGTTCGTCCAATAGTCAGGAGTTCTACGAGGTTAAACGTATCCTGCGGGAACAGAAACTGCATACCGTATGCGAAGAAGCTTCCTGCCCCAACATCGGCGAGTGTTTCGGCAAAGGCACTGCGACATTCATGATCCTGGGTGACCTCTGTACTCGCCGTTGCCCGTTCTGCGATGTGGCGCACGGTAAGCCGCTGGCACCGGATGCGCAGGAGCCTCTACACCTGGCGCAATCCATCGCCGCCATGAAGCTGAAATACGTCGTCATCACCAGCGTCGATCGCGATGATCTGCGTGATGGTGGCGCTCAGCATTTTGTAGATTGCATACGTGAGGTCAGGGCCCATTCGCCGCGGACAAAAATAGAAATCCTCGTACCGGACTTTCGCGGTCGGTTGGAAGTTGCCCTGGAAAAATTGTTTGCCTGTCCTCCGGACGTGTTGAATCATAATCTGGAAACTGTTCCGCGGCTCTATCGGCAGTGCCGCCCGGGCGCCGATTACGCACATTCGCTCAAATTACTGAAAGACTTCAAGGTGAATTTTCCGGATATTCCGACAAAATCCGGCTTGATGCTGGGTTTGGGGGAAACCGACGACGAGATTCTTGAGGTAATGCGCAATTTACGCGAACACGATGTCGAGATGCTCACCATCGGCCAATATCTGCAACCCAGCATTGGACATTTACCTGTATTACGCTACGTGCCGCCGGAAGGATTCAAGGAATTGGAACGCGCCGCCCTTGAAATGGGTTTCAGCAATGCGGCGTGCGGCCCCATGGTACGCTCCAGCTACCATGCCGACCAGCAGGCGCATGAAGCCGGTATCCGATAA